GCGGAGCCGGCCGCGGTCGTGGATCACCGGCCGATCGTCGCAGGACCGCTCTGCGGTCAGTCGAACGCCACGTGCTGCGTGATCCACGCGTGCATCACGACCGCGGCTGCCGCCGACGCGTTGATGGAGCGGGTGGAGCCGAACTGCGAGATCGCGACGGTCATCTCGGCCGCCGCCACCGCCTCGTCGCTGAGGCCCGGGCCCTCCTGGCCGAAGACGAGCACGCAGCGCTCGGGGAGGCGCGTCCTCTCCAGCAGCACGGATCCGTCGACGTTGTCGATGGCGATGATCGGCAGGCCCTCGGCCGCGGCCCACGCGACGAGATCGGCGATGGTCGCGTGGTGCACGACGTGCTGGTAGCGGTCGGTGACCATCGCGCCGCGCTTGTTCCACCGGCGGCGGCCGACGATGTGCACCGTGTCGGCCGCGAAGGCGTTGGCGCTCCGGACGATCGACCCGATGTTCATGTCGTGCTGCCAGTTCTCGATGGCGATGTGGAACGGGTGCCGGTGCTGGTCGAGGTCGGCGACGATCGCGTCCATGGACCAGTACCGGTAGCGGTCGATGACGTTGCGGGTGTCGCCGCGCTCCAGCAGCTCCGGATCCAGGTGCGGCTCGTCGGGCCAGGCCTCGGGGCCGCCCGGCCAGGGACCGACCCCGTGCGTCGACAGCTCGACGGTGGGCGTCGGCTCGGCCGCGTCGGGCCGGGCGGGGAGCTGGGGGACCTCGGGATCGCCCGGCATCAGATGTAGATCGCCGGGTCGACGAAGAAGGCCGGATCCACGTGCGCGTCGGGCCCGCGGCCCGCCCGCTTCCCGGTCTCCACCGCGGGGATGCCCGTGAGCACGGACCCCGCGGGCGCGTCCTTCACGACCACCGCGTTGGCGCCGATGACGCTGCCCGCTCCGATCGCGATGGGCCCGAGCAGCTTCGCCCCCGCGCCGATGGTGACGCCGTCGCCGACCGTGGGGTGCCGCTTGCCGTGCACGAGGCTCTTCCCGCCGAGCGTGACGCCGTGGTACATCAGCACGTCGTCGCCGATCTCCGCGGTCGCGCCGATGACCACGCCCATGCCGTGGTCGATGAAGAGCCGCCGCCCGATCCGCGCACCCGGGTGGATCTCCACCCCGGTGAGCGAGCGCCCGACCTGCGCGAGCAGCCGGGCGGCGAGCCGCACCCGATGTCGCCAGAGCGCGTGCGAGATCCGGTGCAGCCACACGGCGTGCAGCCCCGGGTAGCCGAGCACCATCTCCAGGTACCCGCGCGCGGCCGGGTCGTGGGCGCGGGCGGAGCGGAGGTCCTCGACGACGCGGGCGACTATGCCCACGCCTAGTCGCGCAGGTCGTCGAACAGCATCGTCGAGAGGTACCGCTCGCCGTAGTCGCACACGATGGCGACGATGGTCTTGCCCGCGCTCTCGGGCCGCTTCGCGATCTCGAGGGCGGCCCACACGATGGATCCCGACGAGATGCCGCAGAGGATGCCCTCGTCGGTCGCGAGCGCGCGCGCGACGCGGATGGAGTCCTCGAGCGACACGTCGACGACCTCGTCGTAGACCTCGGTGTCGAGGATCTCGGGCACGAAGTTCGCGCCGATGCCCTGGATCTTGTGCGGGCCGGGCTTCCCGCCGGAGAGGATGGGCGAGTCGAGCGGCTCGACCGCGACGATGCGCACGTCCGGCTTCCGCTGCTTGAGCACCTGGCCGACGCCCGTGATGGTGCCGCCCGTGCCGACGCCCGCGATGAACACGTCGACGGCGCCGTCGGTGTCCGCCCAGACCTCCTCGGCCGTGGTCTCGCGGTGCTTCTGCGGGTTGGCGGCGTTCGCGAACTGCTGGGCCCAGATGGCGTTCGGCGTCTCGTCGACGATCTGCTTCGCCCGCTCGACCGCGCCGCGCATGCCCTCGGGGCCGGGGGTCAGGACGATGCGCGCCCCGTACGCGCGCAGCACCAGCCGGCGCTCCATGCTCATGGTCTCGGGCATGGTGA
The nucleotide sequence above comes from Clavibacter sp. B3I6. Encoded proteins:
- a CDS encoding RNA methyltransferase — encoded protein: MPGDPEVPQLPARPDAAEPTPTVELSTHGVGPWPGGPEAWPDEPHLDPELLERGDTRNVIDRYRYWSMDAIVADLDQHRHPFHIAIENWQHDMNIGSIVRSANAFAADTVHIVGRRRWNKRGAMVTDRYQHVVHHATIADLVAWAAAEGLPIIAIDNVDGSVLLERTRLPERCVLVFGQEGPGLSDEAVAAAEMTVAISQFGSTRSINASAAAAVVMHAWITQHVAFD
- the epsC gene encoding serine O-acetyltransferase EpsC, translated to MGIVARVVEDLRSARAHDPAARGYLEMVLGYPGLHAVWLHRISHALWRHRVRLAARLLAQVGRSLTGVEIHPGARIGRRLFIDHGMGVVIGATAEIGDDVLMYHGVTLGGKSLVHGKRHPTVGDGVTIGAGAKLLGPIAIGAGSVIGANAVVVKDAPAGSVLTGIPAVETGKRAGRGPDAHVDPAFFVDPAIYI
- the cysK gene encoding cysteine synthase A yields the protein MAGRVYDDITQLVGGTPLVRLNRLTEGLDATVLVKLESHNPASSVKDRIGVAIIDAAEASGQLQPGGTIVEGTSGNTGIALAMVGAARGYTVILTMPETMSMERRLVLRAYGARIVLTPGPEGMRGAVERAKQIVDETPNAIWAQQFANAANPQKHRETTAEEVWADTDGAVDVFIAGVGTGGTITGVGQVLKQRKPDVRIVAVEPLDSPILSGGKPGPHKIQGIGANFVPEILDTEVYDEVVDVSLEDSIRVARALATDEGILCGISSGSIVWAALEIAKRPESAGKTIVAIVCDYGERYLSTMLFDDLRD